The genomic DNA GTTATGCTAAAATGTAagaagtaaaagtcaaaagttggcacaaaaataaataatgaagtaaAGTATAGATACCCGAAGattctacttaagtacagtaacGAAGTATTTGTACTCGTTACTTCCCATCTCTGGTAATAAACGCGTTCATACTCTGATGTAGTTATCTTCTTTCTTCCTATCAGGATGCTGATCAGCTCAGACCTTCTCAGGCTTGCCGCTCCTCCCCGTACTCCGGCCGCAGTTCATTCACAGTGTGGAGCTCCAGAGAAGGGAGACGTCGTGAATGGAGACGAATCTCGGCGAAACACGCGAACAGAGGTACGAAGAGACGTTTCATGGAGTTTATCTTTTGTCCTGTATGTACTGCCGGAATGTGCAGTTCAGTGTATCCtcctgctgtttgtctctgtttgtttgcagtgtttgtgttcaagCACAAACAAACCTACGTAAAGCGGACTGGTCGTGCTGGTgatacactctctctctctctcactcactcactcacacacacactcactcactcactcactcactcactcacacacacacacacacacacacacacacacaccaacacacacacatagtgtcaTTGTTACTTTCATTTCCTGGTATCAGGAGGTTCTCGGCGGGCTGCCGGGCCGGCCGGAGCGGATTCTTCTGTCTGGTCCTGTTGCCATAATCTCTCCgaccctcttcttcctcttcctgctttGTGTCATTACTGCCACCTTCCTGAGTGAGGAAGCCTTGTCCATGTCCAGCACACTGCATTCATTTagtctgtcttttttccatTGTCCGTAACTGTGGATAAATACTCTCTAAACTCGTCACTGTTGGATCATGTCAACATGTGTAAATTCCCTTCTGGGAAAAGCTTGTATTTGAGCCGTTCTTAAATTCCTGTCATATCTTCACTTTTTCTTAATCAATCTTCAATTACTAGAGAAAAGAATGCACAAATTAACACACATAATCACCACCACGTCACACTCCGCAAACCTGACTGACTCTATTTATTGTCTTACACTGATGGACTTTTATATATTGGCTGTTTTATGTagattatttattgtgtgttttgtggttgtttttcatttacatgCCCAGGAAACAACTGATGAAAATGATCAGTTATCTTTCTCTGGTGCAATTACTTTTTTCAagaatcatataaataaaacccTGTTGCTTCTAATTAACACAGTTAAAACAACTAATCACTCTGGCAGctggttcagtgtttttttttatgttcaataCTTTGTTCCTGTTCAGCTTTATTGCACAtctcttcttatttgttttgaattctAATTGTTGCAGAAaaatgctgaagtcaaaggtcaatgatgaggtcaggagggaagaaagtgttcaggagcctcagAAGTcttataatgtaatatttattgaaagTTGATCAAGGAGAATCAGAGACATCCTCACATACAAGTCTACATACATGTCTGGAttggaaatatgtttaatgaAATGTTGACGTGTTGAATGCCCTCTCTGTATGTGTGCCACATAGGCTGTATAAGGTGTGGCATCACCAGGAGAGCTATAGAAAAGGGGAATGTTAATGAACTAGATTTCCCCGGTATGTTAGTTTTGCTTTCACTTCATCTTGGACAGCATTTCATAAAGCTTGGTTATTACCTAAACATCTCACTTTATCTGGTgtatttacaattttttttcttgttcttcttcaaaCCAGATTTGTGACAAGGTGTCACAATCTTACACATGGCACCTTTTTAACTAACGCAGAGTAAGAAAATTGTAAACAGCCTTTCTGTTTCACCTTATGGTAGTGATGTCAGAGTTAGAAGACCGCTGTTCCTCCATTTCTTCCATCTCTCTGCTGGAGATCAAGACTGAGACTCATCTAGTCCTCAAAGCTTTCCTCCATCGGACACTTTCCATCCCCCAAACAGAGAGGCCTGGCACAGTAGGAGGTGCCTACAAAGATCACAACAAGTTCAGGTAATGTACCTCACTACTCCATCTTAAACTAGCCATGTGTATTACCTTAGCCTTATAACCTCTAACTTGGAGTCagcttaaattaaaaaagtgaaTGTAGACCTTGTAATAATGAGTAGGTGAAGTAGATGAAACCTCTGTGTGGGTTCTTcctgggtactccagcttcctcccacagtctaatgacatgcacttaacaggttaattggtgactctaaattgtttgtagatgtgtgtgagagtgttaaTGGTTGTTTGCAGTGTGATGACCTGAtgatttgtccagggtgtaccccgcctctcaaCCAAAGTCAGCTAgaataggctccagccccccgtgaccctgatgaggagaagcagTTACAGACAATTAAAATTGTGTTGAATCATGTCTATCCTATACCTTTCATATGATAGGGAACAGGTTGGTATACCAACCCTGTTGTTGAGTgtgttccttccttcctttcccaGCGCCAGGCCACATCCCAAACCAAAGGATGGAAGGGATTCACAACTGGAAGATGCCAGTTCAGCAGATGAGAAGAAGAGCAGTTTCAAGAACTTCATAAAACAGCTGCCACTTCATAACAGCACACGCCATCATGCCAAAGACCAGAAAGGCTCATTGGACGGGAACAACAGGACAAAAGTGTCACACTTCAGAGACCAAGTAAGTAAGgaagtgttgttttttattaggCACTGTAGCCCAGTAAAATCAAGTCACAGTTTTGCTTGATTGCTGTTACTTTAgtctttactttttgttttactttaatgtcacttttctgtgtgtgtgtttttgtgtgtgtgtgtgtgtatatatatatatatattatatatatctatatatatatatatatatatatatattatattttattattatattatatctatatatatatatatatatatatatcttatatatattatatattattatatattatatatatctta from Larimichthys crocea isolate SSNF unplaced genomic scaffold, L_crocea_2.0 scaffold4187, whole genome shotgun sequence includes the following:
- the LOC109141632 gene encoding uncharacterized protein LOC109141632; this encodes MVVMSELEDRCSSISSISLLEIKTETHLVLKAFLHRTLSIPQTERPGTVGGAYKDHNKFSARPHPKPKDGRDSQLEDASSADEKKSSFKNFIKQLPLHNSTRHHAKDQKGSLDGNNRTKVSHFRDQDDVISPSSTSEEDERKPQKKLNQKKIRKRISKFFRLKLEKEKEKEKEEHGSHPQRPSSLSIDNAEPLLTIVSPSKYLHCTINLHNYCCCAQI